In a genomic window of Gossypium arboreum isolate Shixiya-1 chromosome 9, ASM2569848v2, whole genome shotgun sequence:
- the LOC108457160 gene encoding pentatricopeptide repeat-containing protein At5g46460, mitochondrial, whose amino-acid sequence MNKSTVKISRAFIQKPKQSNTLFQYLNLPSESFTTISCNANSHSPKYKFLLSDHLKNRRLDEAREVLNKIPFPGVHLYTMVIDGYALNHRLDDAIQLFEKMPVRDTVSWNSMIKGCLNGGDLITAKKLFDEMPGRNVVSWTTMVNGYLQFGKIEVAERLFFEMPVKDVAAWNSMIYGYLKSGRVDEAVNLFRKMPSRNVISWTSMIDGLDYNGRNDEALIFYKKMVGFGVKLSSNTLSCVLKACANVMALHLGVQTHCQVVKLGFSFDEFICTSLLTFYANCKQMENACKVFNEQLHGNVVKWTALLTGYGLNHKHESALMVFGDMIRMAVLPNQSSFTSALNSCSGLEALDKGKEIHAVSVKLGLDSDVFVGNSLIVMYTVCGSINDAVAAFSNIGEKNVVSWNSIIVGSAKHGQGKLVLTLFSRMIRDEVDPDEISFTGLLSACSHSGMLQKARCFFEYISRYKSTAIKLQHYVCMVDVLGRCGKLEEAEGLIKNMQVKPNSIVWLALLSACRMHSNLGVAERAAKSILDLEPNCSAAYVLLSNIYASAGKWSDVSRMRVRMKQAGIVKQLGCSWVILRGVRHEFVCADRSHPLSEKIYQKLDWLGGKLKEFGYVPDESFALHDVEDEQKQEMLLYHSERLAVAFGLVTTAEGSTITVMKNLRACGDCHSAIKLIAKIVGREIIVRDSTRFHHFRNGMCSCGDYW is encoded by the coding sequence ATGAACAAAAGTACTGTCAAAATCTCGCGCGCTTTTATTCAAAAACCCAAACAATCAAATACTCTTTTTCAGTATCTCAATCTTCCTTCGGAATCTTTCACTACAATTTCTTGTAATGCAAATTCTCATTCCCCCAAATATAAATTTTTACTCTCCGATCACCTAAAGAACCGAAGATTGGATGAAGCTCGTGAGGTTTTAAACAAAATCCCATTCCCTGGGGTGCATTTATACACCATGGTGATCGACGGGTATGCGTTGAATCATCGGCTTGACGATGCAATTCAACTGTTCGAGAAAATGCCGGTGAGAGATACCGTTTCGTGGAATTCAATGATTAAAGGGTGTTTGAATGGCGGGGATTTAATTACGGCCAAGAAGCTTTTCGATGAAATGCCTGGACGGAATGTTGTTTCTTGGACGACAATGGTAAATGGGTATTTGCAGTTTGGGAAAATCGAGGTGGCTGAGAGGTTGTTTTTTGAGATGCCTGTGAAGGATGTTGCGGCGTGGAATTCAATGATTTATGGGTATTTGAAATCTGGGAGAGTTGATGAGGCGGTTAATTTGTTTAGAAAGATGCCATCTAGGAATGTAATTTCATGGACTTCAATGATTGATGGGTTGGATTATAATGGAAGAAATgatgaagctttaattttttataaaaagatGGTGGGTTTTGGTGTTAAGCTGAGTTCAAACACGCTTTCTTGCGTGTTGAAAGCTTGTGCAAATGTCATGGCTTTGCATTTGGGTGTTCAAACTCATTGCCAAGTAGTTAAATTGGGGTTTTCTTTTGATGAATTTATATGTACTTCGCTTTTAACTTTTTATGCAAACTGCAAGCAAATGGAAAATGCTTGCAAGGTTTTCAATGAGCAACTGCATGGGAATGTGGTAAAATGGACAGCTCTTTTGACTGGTTATGGCTTGAACCATAAGCATGAATCTGCATTGATGGTTTTTGGAGACATGATACGAATGGCTGTCCTCCCAAATCAATCATCTTTCACTAGTGCTTTGAATTCGTGCAGTGGATTAGAGGCTCTAGACAAGGGTAAAGAGATCCATGCTGTGTCTGTCAAGCTAGGTCTGGACTCTGATGTATTTGTTGGTAATTCTCTAATTGTAATGTATACTGTATGTGGGAGTATTAATGATGCTGTAGCTGCATTTAGTAATATTGGTGAGAAAAATGTTGTCTCATGGAACTCCATTATTGTTGGATCTGCAAAGCATGGTCAAGGTAAGTTGGTTCTCACACTCTTTAGCCGGATGATACGTGATGAAGTTGATCCGGATGAGATTTCATTCACGGGGTTGCTCTCTGCTTGCAGCCATTCTGGGATGTTGCAAAAAGCTAGATGCTTTTTTGAGTATATTAGTCGATATAAATCCACTGCGATAAAGCTTCAGCACTATGTTTGTATGGTTGATGTCCTCGGTAGATGTGGTAAATTGGAAGAAGCAGAGGGGCTAATTAAAAATATGCAGGTAAAACCGAATTCTATAGTATGGCTAGCTTTGCTTAGTGCTTGTAGGATGCATTCTAACTTAGGAGTGGCTGAAAGGGCTGCAAAATCAATCCTTGATCTTGAACCGAATTGCAGTGCTGCCTATGTTTTGTTGTCAAATATATATGCTTCTGCCGGTAAATGGAGTGATGTCTCAAGAATGAGAGTAAGGATGAAACAAGCAGGGATCGTGAAACAACTAGGTTGCAGCTGGGTTATTTTGAGGGGAGTGCGACATGAGTTTGTTTGTGCAGATAGGTCTCACCCTCTTAGTGAAAAAATATATCAAAAGCTGGACTGGTTGGGAGGGAAGTTGAAGGAGTTTGGGTATGTTCCAGATGAGAGTTTTGCCCTGCATGATGTGGAGGATGAACAGAAGCAAGAGATGTTGTTGTATCACAGTGAGAGGCTTGCTGTTGCATTCGGATTGGTGACTACCGCAGAGGGCAGCACAATAACAGTGATGAAGAATCTTCGTGCATGTGGCGATTGTCACAGTGCCATTAAGCTCATAGCTAAGATCGTTGGGCGTGAAATCATTGTAAGAGATTCTACACGCTTTCATCACTTCCGAAATGGGATGTGCTCTTGTGGGGATTATTGGTAG